In one Hemitrygon akajei chromosome 3, sHemAka1.3, whole genome shotgun sequence genomic region, the following are encoded:
- the LOC140725495 gene encoding cholinesterase-like isoform X1, which yields MRLKSQPNFFMCRIPVLWFLLTFESLNCTSSEEELVVTTKQGKVKGISVNVLSGSVTAFLGIPYAEPPIDELRFKKPEPRRPWSGLWDADRYPNSCYQYVNSSSPGLPWEEMWNPNTQLSEDCLYVNVWVPLPKPNKAAVMIWIFGGGFTSGTSSLMVYDGKYLAYVENVIVVSMNYRLGALGFLAVPGSRDIPGNMGLFDQRLALQWVQDNIMAFGGNPNSVTLFGESAGAASIHLHILSPKSHSLFTRAIMQSGSCNAPWAVLSNAEAKHRASILAHRLNCAFNNDTELVSCLHRKHPKEIVDKSLGIITEGLLSDFAFKPFVDGDFLTDVPDELIQMKKLKKLQILVGVNKDEGSYFLVYGAPGFKKNTESLITREQFLRGIKMTLPGAGDIGVEAVAFQYTDWRDENNATKNRDALVAVAGDQNFVCPLMQFVNEMAECGNTAYVYLFEHHASNADWPQWMGVMHGYEIEFMFGMPVDRKLNYTAAEETLSRNMMHYWANFAKTGNPNEPNVQGMRWPEYTHTDQKYISFNTEATRIYMKYRAQQCAFWNLFLPKLLQRTAHSDEIEQQWKQEFHRWNSYMSDWKSKFSAYSNKKDSCTGT from the exons ATGAGGCTCAAATCGCAACCAAACTTTTTTATGTGCCGTATACCAGTACTATGGTTCCTTCTGACATTTGAAAGCCTCAACTGTACATCAAGCGAAGAAGAGTTGGTAGTCACAACTAAACAGGGAAAAGTCAAAGGAATATCAGTAAATGTTCTTTCCGGATCAGTCACCGCTTTCCTGGGGATACCATATGCAGAGCCGCCTATTGATGAACTGAGATTTAAAAAACCAGAACCTCGAAGACCCTGGTCTGGACTGTGGGATGCAGACAGATATCCGAACTCATGTTACCAGTATGTAAATAGCTCTTCTCCTGGTTTGCCGTGGGAAGAAATGTGGAATCCTAACACTCAACTTAGTGAAGACTGTCTGTATGTTAATGTGTGGGTTCCATTGCCAAAGCCAAACAAAGCAGCTGTTATGATATGGATCTTTGGTGGGGGTTTTACGTCAGGCACCTCTTCCCTAATGGTTTATGATGGCAAATATCTAGCTTATGTTGAGAATGTAATTGTTGTTTCCATGAACTATAGATTGGGTGCTTTAGGATTTTTAGCTGTGCCTGGTAGTCGAGATATTCCTGGAAACATGGGATTATTTGATCAACGGTTAGCACTTCAGTGGGTTCAAGATAACATAATGGCATTCGGAGGAAATCCCAACAGTGTGACCTTGTTTGGAGAGAGTGCGGGAGCAGCTTCAATTCATCTCCATATTCTTTCACCTAAAAGCCATTCTCTCTTTACCAGAGCCATCATGCAAAGTGGTTCATGTAATGCTCCCTGGGCTGTTTTATCAAATGCTGAGGCAAAACATAGGGCTTCAATCTTGGCTCACCGGCTTAATTGTGCTTTCAATAATGATACAGAGCTAGTAAGCTGTCTACATCGTAAGCATCCCAAAGAGATAGTGGACAAGAGCCTTGGAATCATAACAGAAGGCCTTTTATCTGACTTTGCATTTAAACCTTTTGTTGATGGAGACTTTCTCACTGATGTGCCTGATGAATTAATTCAAATGAAAAAATTGAAAAAACTCCAAATCTTAGTAGGTGTGAACAAAGACGAGGGAAGTTACTTTTTGGTATATGGGGCTCCTGGTTTCAAAAAGAATACGGAAAGTCTCATTACTCGTGAACAATTCCTAAGAGGTATAAAGATGACTTTACCTGGTGCTGGTGATATTGGAGTGGAGGCAGTTGCTTTCCAATATACAGATTGGAGAGATGAGAACAATGCAACGAAAAATCGTGATGCTTTGGTTGCTGTGGCTGGAGATCAAAATTTTGTATGTCCCTTGATGCAGTTTGTTAATGAGATGGCGGAATGTGGAAATACTGCCTATGTCTATTTGTTTGAACACCATGCATCGAATGCAGATTGGCCCCAGTGGATGGGAGTTATGCATGGTTATGAGATTGAATTCATGTTTGGGATGCCCGTTGATAGAAAACTCAATTACACTGCGGCAgaagaaacactcagcagaaacATGATGCACTACTGGGCAAACTTTGCAAAAACTGG TAACCCAAATGAACCCAATGTGCAAGGAATGAGGTGGCCTGAGTATACACACACAGACCAAAAATATATATCTTTCAACACAGAAGCAACAAGGATTTATATGAAATACCGGGCTCAACAGTGCGCCTTCTGGAATCTATTTCTTCCAAAATTACTACAGAGGACAG CACATTCTGATGAGATAGAACAACAATGGAAGCAGGAATTCCATCGATGGAACTCTTACATGTCTGACTGGAAATCTAAATTTAGTGCTTACAGCAACAAAAAAGACAGTTGTACTGGTACATAA
- the LOC140725495 gene encoding cholinesterase-like isoform X2, producing MRLKSQPNFFMCRIPVLWFLLTFESLNCTSSEEELVVTTKQGKVKGISVNVLSGSVTAFLGIPYAEPPIDELRFKKPEPRRPWSGLWDADRYPNSCYQYVNSSSPGLPWEEMWNPNTQLSEDCLYVNVWVPLPKPNKAAVMIWIFGGGFTSGTSSLMVYDGKYLAYVENVIVVSMNYRLGALGFLAVPGSRDIPGNMGLFDQRLALQWVQDNIMAFGGNPNSVTLFGESAGAASIHLHILSPKSHSLFTRAIMQSGSCNAPWAVLSNAEAKHRASILAHRLNCAFNNDTELVSCLHRKHPKEIVDKSLGIITEGLLSDFAFKPFVDGDFLTDVPDELIQMKKLKKLQILVGVNKDEGSYFLVYGAPGFKKNTESLITREQFLRGIKMTLPGAGDIGVEAVAFQYTDWRDENNATKNRDALVAVAGDQNFVCPLMQFVNEMAECGNTAYVYLFEHHASNADWPQWMGVMHGYEIEFMFGMPVDRKLNYTAAEETLSRNMMHYWANFAKTGSNKDLYEIPGSTVRLLESISSKITTEDSTF from the exons ATGAGGCTCAAATCGCAACCAAACTTTTTTATGTGCCGTATACCAGTACTATGGTTCCTTCTGACATTTGAAAGCCTCAACTGTACATCAAGCGAAGAAGAGTTGGTAGTCACAACTAAACAGGGAAAAGTCAAAGGAATATCAGTAAATGTTCTTTCCGGATCAGTCACCGCTTTCCTGGGGATACCATATGCAGAGCCGCCTATTGATGAACTGAGATTTAAAAAACCAGAACCTCGAAGACCCTGGTCTGGACTGTGGGATGCAGACAGATATCCGAACTCATGTTACCAGTATGTAAATAGCTCTTCTCCTGGTTTGCCGTGGGAAGAAATGTGGAATCCTAACACTCAACTTAGTGAAGACTGTCTGTATGTTAATGTGTGGGTTCCATTGCCAAAGCCAAACAAAGCAGCTGTTATGATATGGATCTTTGGTGGGGGTTTTACGTCAGGCACCTCTTCCCTAATGGTTTATGATGGCAAATATCTAGCTTATGTTGAGAATGTAATTGTTGTTTCCATGAACTATAGATTGGGTGCTTTAGGATTTTTAGCTGTGCCTGGTAGTCGAGATATTCCTGGAAACATGGGATTATTTGATCAACGGTTAGCACTTCAGTGGGTTCAAGATAACATAATGGCATTCGGAGGAAATCCCAACAGTGTGACCTTGTTTGGAGAGAGTGCGGGAGCAGCTTCAATTCATCTCCATATTCTTTCACCTAAAAGCCATTCTCTCTTTACCAGAGCCATCATGCAAAGTGGTTCATGTAATGCTCCCTGGGCTGTTTTATCAAATGCTGAGGCAAAACATAGGGCTTCAATCTTGGCTCACCGGCTTAATTGTGCTTTCAATAATGATACAGAGCTAGTAAGCTGTCTACATCGTAAGCATCCCAAAGAGATAGTGGACAAGAGCCTTGGAATCATAACAGAAGGCCTTTTATCTGACTTTGCATTTAAACCTTTTGTTGATGGAGACTTTCTCACTGATGTGCCTGATGAATTAATTCAAATGAAAAAATTGAAAAAACTCCAAATCTTAGTAGGTGTGAACAAAGACGAGGGAAGTTACTTTTTGGTATATGGGGCTCCTGGTTTCAAAAAGAATACGGAAAGTCTCATTACTCGTGAACAATTCCTAAGAGGTATAAAGATGACTTTACCTGGTGCTGGTGATATTGGAGTGGAGGCAGTTGCTTTCCAATATACAGATTGGAGAGATGAGAACAATGCAACGAAAAATCGTGATGCTTTGGTTGCTGTGGCTGGAGATCAAAATTTTGTATGTCCCTTGATGCAGTTTGTTAATGAGATGGCGGAATGTGGAAATACTGCCTATGTCTATTTGTTTGAACACCATGCATCGAATGCAGATTGGCCCCAGTGGATGGGAGTTATGCATGGTTATGAGATTGAATTCATGTTTGGGATGCCCGTTGATAGAAAACTCAATTACACTGCGGCAgaagaaacactcagcagaaacATGATGCACTACTGGGCAAACTTTGCAAAAACTGG AAGCAACAAGGATTTATATGAAATACCGGGCTCAACAGTGCGCCTTCTGGAATCTATTTCTTCCAAAATTACTACAGAGGACAG CACATTCTGA